A window from Flavobacterium lindanitolerans encodes these proteins:
- a CDS encoding TPM domain-containing protein, whose protein sequence is MRNTLIIIVFLTFTNVWSQEKTENVDSLRTKSIELVRNIFWMHPPRYQKWVNDYEDLYTFDQKAELTALIDNFEKETSFEIAIVTIDTIIVTEDKFEDLSLHIAKTWGVGKRFKDNGILIAISKGYRRIRIQNGNGTEILFTNEETQLVIDNYFIPYFKKEEYFYGTLLGIKEITRILKSKM, encoded by the coding sequence ATGAGAAACACTCTTATCATTATTGTTTTCTTGACATTTACAAATGTTTGGTCACAAGAGAAAACAGAAAACGTTGATTCGTTAAGAACAAAAAGTATTGAACTCGTTAGAAATATATTTTGGATGCATCCTCCCAGATATCAAAAATGGGTAAATGATTATGAAGATTTATACACTTTTGACCAAAAAGCAGAGCTTACTGCTCTGATTGATAATTTTGAAAAAGAAACTTCTTTCGAGATAGCAATTGTCACAATTGATACGATAATAGTTACAGAAGATAAATTTGAAGATCTATCGCTACATATCGCTAAAACTTGGGGCGTTGGAAAGCGCTTTAAGGACAATGGAATCTTAATTGCTATTTCAAAAGGATATAGGCGAATAAGGATACAAAACGGAAATGGAACTGAAATATTATTTACAAACGAAGAAACACAATTGGTTATTGACAACTATTTTATCCCTTATTTCAAAAAAGAAGAATATTTCTATGGAACATTACTGGGCATAAAAGAAATAACGCGAATTTTAAAAAGCAAAATGTAA
- a CDS encoding PLP-dependent aminotransferase family protein, with amino-acid sequence MKSYKFEIFTSFLEKNIREGIYKPGHKLPSVRELKDKYQLSTNSVQNGYEYLIIQGLVESVPKSGYYVNRQFGKSHEPVKTNRSPIIRDAFFENSLASITSLRKGRKLSEFNVAAPGDLLIPQKLLLRTMQQVVREQGANLLRYYPSNGLPDLKDAIARRAAGYQTLLNPDELIVTDGALQALYIALASVCTADDVVAVESPCVFSILEVIRVLHLKVIEIPIDRDSGFDVDFLRKACAKNKVSAVLLTPNFHNPTGILLTDEKKKAVLSVAQDYEIAVIENDIYGDLNFNGTRPTTIKSYDDSGLVMTYSSYAKTLAPGIRLGWLSAGKFTQKAEQIKFSLGSTVSPVYQETVNRLLSTSSYERHLKAFRKQLAKNANLTLHLLNENFPRGTSITVPDGGYSIWVKMPEATNMDYFYTQCDKIGVRFTPGILFRFQILFPVISESYLPMPIRQKELKP; translated from the coding sequence ATGAAATCATATAAATTTGAAATCTTTACTTCGTTTTTAGAAAAAAACATACGGGAAGGAATATACAAACCGGGACATAAACTACCTTCGGTACGTGAATTAAAAGACAAATACCAGCTAAGCACCAATTCTGTTCAAAACGGTTATGAATACCTTATCATTCAGGGATTGGTTGAAAGCGTGCCCAAATCAGGATATTATGTGAATCGTCAATTTGGCAAATCTCACGAGCCCGTTAAAACAAACCGTTCGCCCATAATCAGGGATGCTTTCTTTGAAAACAGCCTTGCCTCCATTACATCTTTACGGAAAGGACGAAAACTTTCAGAATTTAATGTTGCCGCTCCCGGTGACCTCCTGATTCCACAAAAACTACTATTGCGCACTATGCAGCAGGTCGTAAGAGAACAGGGAGCAAATCTGTTACGGTATTATCCTTCTAACGGACTGCCAGATTTAAAAGACGCAATTGCCAGGCGTGCTGCCGGATACCAAACCCTTCTCAATCCTGATGAATTGATTGTCACAGACGGCGCATTACAGGCACTGTATATTGCGTTGGCTTCTGTATGTACTGCCGACGATGTAGTTGCTGTGGAAAGCCCATGTGTCTTTTCTATATTGGAAGTAATCCGGGTACTCCACCTAAAAGTTATAGAAATTCCAATAGATAGAGATAGTGGTTTTGACGTAGACTTTCTTAGAAAAGCATGTGCAAAAAACAAGGTAAGCGCCGTGCTGCTAACGCCTAATTTCCATAATCCTACAGGTATCCTGCTGACAGATGAGAAAAAAAAGGCGGTGCTTTCTGTGGCGCAGGATTATGAAATTGCAGTTATCGAAAATGATATTTATGGTGACCTTAACTTTAATGGAACCCGGCCAACTACAATTAAAAGTTATGATGACAGCGGACTTGTTATGACCTATTCTTCCTATGCCAAGACTCTTGCTCCCGGTATCAGGCTCGGGTGGCTGTCGGCAGGAAAATTTACCCAAAAAGCAGAACAGATCAAATTTTCTCTGGGCAGCACCGTATCTCCAGTCTATCAGGAAACAGTCAACCGTTTGCTGTCTACAAGCAGTTATGAAAGACATCTTAAGGCATTCCGGAAGCAATTGGCAAAAAATGCCAATCTTACTTTACACCTGCTTAATGAAAACTTCCCGAGAGGCACTTCTATCACAGTTCCTGACGGCGGTTACTCTATTTGGGTAAAAATGCCGGAAGCCACAAACATGGATTATTTTTATACCCAATGTGATAAAATTGGTGTACGATTTACACCCGGTATACTTTTTCGTTTTCAGATACTTTTTCCAGTTATTTCAGAATCGTATTTGCCGATGCCTATACGCCAAAAAGAATTGAAGCCATAA
- a CDS encoding N-acetyltransferase translates to MEITTKFTIATEQGRSLLATLAKEIATEKFTSLIEPQQLEDYIEKKFNDKNLIAEMNSMSNQWLVVYIRDTPVGYACITSNGRKPKNQEEARIMRIADFGILKKYNDTLIRQSLLEKCLAIGKSYDGLWIHEYKENPLVAFFESEGFVMQDETCQHEELPLSSVFLVKNKHS, encoded by the coding sequence ATGGAAATCACTACAAAATTCACAATCGCCACAGAGCAAGGCAGAAGCTTACTGGCAACGTTAGCTAAAGAAATAGCAACGGAAAAATTCACATCACTAATAGAGCCGCAACAGCTCGAAGATTATATCGAAAAGAAATTCAATGACAAAAACCTGATTGCTGAAATGAACAGCATGTCTAACCAATGGCTTGTTGTTTATATAAGAGATACGCCCGTGGGATATGCCTGTATTACATCAAACGGCAGAAAACCTAAAAATCAGGAAGAGGCACGAATAATGAGAATTGCAGATTTTGGAATACTCAAAAAGTACAACGATACACTCATCAGGCAATCACTTCTCGAAAAATGTCTGGCTATCGGTAAATCTTATGACGGACTGTGGATTCATGAATATAAAGAAAATCCTTTGGTTGCTTTTTTTGAATCCGAAGGATTTGTGATGCAGGATGAGACTTGTCAGCATGAGGAACTTCCGTTGTCATCTGTATTTTTGGTAAAGAATAAACACAGCTAA
- a CDS encoding protein phosphatase 2C domain-containing protein produces MKIYSAIQIGDYHFNNCEDALYIGKFGRDKLICAVMDGCTTAIESQFASLLVCKILKKIIIEKGYKDMVDKSEATMSLEQHLKSILKDLFSELKIIKNQLLLDAKELLTTLIIMIVDKNSDQGIVLTIGDGFVNINGKVTEYEQDNKPDYLGFHISEDFEKFYSLQNQKIVFDKISDISIATDGIFSFTKVQKSTEEMDVIDFLSQNKEGNETEDMLNLKLKILKNDFGLKPTDDFSMIRILNS; encoded by the coding sequence ATGAAAATTTATTCAGCAATACAAATTGGAGATTATCATTTCAACAATTGTGAAGATGCTCTTTATATAGGAAAATTCGGGAGAGACAAATTAATCTGTGCAGTTATGGATGGCTGTACAACGGCTATAGAAAGTCAGTTTGCTTCCCTGTTAGTATGCAAAATACTAAAGAAAATTATAATTGAGAAAGGATATAAAGACATGGTTGATAAAAGTGAAGCTACTATGTCTTTAGAACAGCATTTGAAATCTATACTAAAAGATCTGTTTTCAGAACTTAAAATAATTAAAAATCAATTATTATTAGACGCTAAAGAGCTGCTGACCACGTTGATTATCATGATTGTAGATAAAAATTCAGATCAGGGAATTGTTCTTACTATTGGTGATGGCTTTGTAAATATCAATGGAAAAGTAACGGAATACGAGCAAGACAATAAACCTGATTATTTAGGATTTCATATTTCCGAAGACTTTGAAAAATTCTACAGTCTACAAAATCAAAAAATTGTGTTTGATAAGATCAGCGATATAAGCATCGCAACAGATGGTATTTTTTCATTCACAAAAGTCCAAAAATCGACCGAAGAAATGGATGTGATTGATTTTTTATCACAAAATAAAGAGGGTAATGAAACTGAGGATATGCTAAACCTAAAACTCAAAATTTTGAAGAATGACTTTGGACTAAAACCAACCGATGATTTTTCTATGATACGGATTTTAAATAGTTAA